The following coding sequences lie in one Lolium perenne isolate Kyuss_39 chromosome 2, Kyuss_2.0, whole genome shotgun sequence genomic window:
- the LOC127337135 gene encoding putative F-box/FBD/LRR-repeat protein At1g66300 codes for MPPWPCFPFLKQLTLRFVSISEDVFLGMLSSCHALESLYICKFYDVGCLRVSSPSLRSLGIGRLYLEKEEELIIEDTPFLERLLLCSREVKGVIRIIRAPKLEIFGPLWCCISRIEIESLVFQELIPASLSHSICTVKVLALEYSAPCLNVVLDVIMCFPFLEKLYVTWDKFLKPGMKSVRRYDPLNPIRCFQSHFKILVLNSYAGGEQDVDLARFFILNAKVLKAITFLVKGVIDKVWVDDHCRLLEVETRASRDAKIEFRRESGYRGLNAHDLSIDDPFSVSYGVYRGNIV; via the exons ATGCCTCCTTGGCCGTGTTTCCCCTTCCTCAAGCagctcaccctacggttcgtttcCATATCCGAGGATGTCTTCCTTGGGATGCTCTCCAGCTGCCATGCTTTGGAGTCACTTTACATATGTAAATTTTATGATGTGGGTTGCCTGCGAGTTAGCTCGCCAAGTCTTAGGAGCTTGGGCATTGGTCGTCTTTATTTAGAGAAAGAAGAAGAATTGATTATTGAGGACACCCCATTCCTTGAAAGGCTTCTACTTTGTAGTCGGGAAGTTAAAGGTGTTATCCGGATAATTAGGGCACCAAAACTGGAGATATTTGGCCCTTTGTGGTGCTGCATCTCTAGAATCGAAATTGAAAGCTTAGTCTTCCAG GAACTGATCCCGGCCAGCTTGAGCCATTCAATATGTACTGTGAAAGTGTTAGCGCTTGAGTATTCCGCCCCTTGTTTGAATGTGGTTCTCGACGTCATCATGTGCTTCCCCTTCTTAGAAAAGCTCTACGTCACG TGGGACAAATTCTTAAAGCCGGGGATGAAAAGCGTGCGTCGATATGATCCACTAAATCCGATCAGATGCTTCCAGAGCCATTTCAAAATACTGGTGTTGAACAGTTACGCTGGTGGAGAGCAAGATGTTGATCTTGCCAGGTTCTTTATCTTGAATGCCAAAGTGCTAAAGGCCATCACATTTTTAGTCAAGGGGGTGATTGACAAGGTATGGGTGGATGATCACTGCAGGTTGCTAGAAGTGGAAACTAGAGCTTCTCGAGACGCGAAAATCGAATTTAGACGTGAGTCAGGGTACAGGGGCTTGAATGCCCATGACCTATCGATTGATGATCCATTCAGCGTCAGTTATGGCGTATATAGAGGCAATATTGTTTGA
- the LOC127337136 gene encoding eukaryotic initiation factor 4A-III homolog A, which produces MATTSRRGPGGGARPMDDENLTFETSAGVEVVGSFDAMGIRDELLRGIYGYGFEKPSAIQQRAVLPIITGRDVIAQAQSGTGKTSMISLSVCQIVDTSVREVQALILSPTRELATQTERVMQAVGQFMSVDVHACVGGKSIGEDIRKLEAGVQVVSGTPGRVCDMIKRRTLRTRAIKILILDEADEMLSRGFKDQIYDVYRYLPPELQVVLISATLPHDILEITSKFMTDPVRILVKRDELTLEGIKQFFVAVEKEEWKFDTLCDLYDTLTITQAVIFCNTKRKVDWLTERMRTNNFTVSAMHGDMPQKERDAIMNEFRGGSTRVLITTDVWARGLDVQQVSLVINYDLPNNRELYIHRIGRSGRFGRKGVAINFVRKDDIRILRDIEQYYSTQIDEMPMNVADLI; this is translated from the exons atggcgaccaCCTCCCGGCGCGGCCCCGGCGGCGGGGCCCGGCCGATGGACGACGAGAACCTGACCTTCGAGACCTCGGCGGGGGTCGAGGTCGTGGGCAGCTTCGACGCCATGGGCATCCGCGACGAGCTGCTCCGCGGCATCTACGGCTACGGCTTCGAGAAGCCCTCGGCCATCCAGCAGCGCGCCGTGCTCCCCATCATCACGGGCCGCGACGTCATCGCGCAGGCCCAGTCCGGGACCGGCAAGACCtccatgatctccctctccgtctGCCAGATCGTCGACACCTCCGTCCGCGA GGTGCAAGCATTGATACTGTCGCCGACTAGAGAGCTTGCAacgcagaccgagagagtcatgcAGGCTGTTGGCCAGTTCATGAGCGTGGATGTCCATGCTTGTGTTGGTGGCAAAAGTATCGGCGAGGATATTAGGAAGCTTGAGGCTGGGGTGCAGGTTGTGTCCGGAACACcgggcagagtctgtgatatgatcaagaggagGACCTTGCGCACAAGGGCCATCAAGATCCTGATTCTG GATGAAGCCGATGAGATGTTGAGCAGAGGTTTTAAGGACCAGATATATGATGTCTACAGATATCTCCCCCCAGAACTTCAG GTTGTTTTGATCTCTGCAACTCTGCCCCATGACATATTGGAGATTACTAGCAAGTTCATGACTGATCCAGTCAGGATCCTTGTGAAGCGTGATGAGTTGACCCTAGAG GGAATCAAACAATTTTTTGTTGCTGTGGAGAAGGAGGAATGGAAGTTTGATACCCTATGCGATCTTTATGATACACTGACCATCACCCAGGCTGTCATTTTCTGCAATACTAAGCGAAAG GTGGATTGGCTTACTGAAAGAATGCGCACCAACAATTTCACGGTATCAGCCATGCATGGTGACATGCCTCAGAAGGAAAGGGATGCCATTATGAATGAGTTCAGGGGTGGTTCAACCCGTGTTCTAATCACAACAGATGTTTGGGCTCGAGGACTGGATGTTCAGCAG GTCTCTCTTGTCATTAATTATGATCTCCCGAATAATCGTGAGCTCTACATTCATCGTATTGGTCGCTCTGGGCGTTTTGGGCGCAAG GGTGTGGCGATCAACTTTGTGCGCAAGGATGACATCCGTATCCTGAGAGACATCGAGCAGTACTACAGCACACAGATCGACGAGATGCCGATGAACGTCGCTGATCTGATCTGA
- the LOC127337134 gene encoding uncharacterized protein, whose protein sequence is MYFRFMMKWKGVRSPVGKKKETKCRDFVIKGLLSDDDDLDRAFRVVEAELGFLFDFFYARYPSIKDTLAPDSVVYAMILATSIFTLFCPDLLKYRPTMGGTNIFVQGFNLDLLVTRLVIVWYIFLESYQFLSLFIFSDWHKVKMMCRYVRKESWHRAIVEIPLKVMCHFNITKYWKGSIGQYFILDNAHPHPVKSFLSWISLQALDASMMTSSIRLLPEARQAVLRQLKATGGTITDGRIWLYDTGVIDKDLDQTCFLGHTYARYIMTWHVATSICSYGLTMEDTSSQELVKNHAIATKLSGYCAYLLAFKPDLVPDITCTSLSIARGTLQNAREYLAECKSNKEMYDKLIELGRSYSKVYEVRFLHEGAMVAAHLIENDVTVTDEDRWRVLSVFWANMMLWIASSDRAVAHATRMATGGEFITLIWALLTHAHIVDKLQPPGGSPGLHMQLPSDAGSDNSSRSMYTTDDDIESPITGDKLQPHSGAPELHMEHPSDADSDDMYNSTDESTYSTDDDIEIDPPITMRGPRIRMASFDEYCIFANNMKLTRKQVGTLENLDPPGEHMKYYVYKMKRSSLTPKKCKMEFGVEFTNAYLKRYLRQPIEVHVECNICTEKGKIRMEMGRGSEINKATLTSGWAKAVRRYLIEEEDIYIFMFSPNSDDGLHLLIMHL, encoded by the exons ATGTATTTCCGTTTTATGATGAAATGGAAAGGGGTGAGAAGCCCAGTtggaaaaaaaaaggaaacaaaGTGTCGAGATTTCGTTATCAAAGGGCTCCTCTCCGATGATGATGATCTCGACAGAGCATTTCGGGTAGTTGAGGCAGAGCTTGGGTTCCTCTTTGATTTCTTCTATGCTCGGTACCCGTCGATCAAAGACACCCTAGCCCCCGATTCCGTCGTGTATGCTATGATCCTTGCAACCAGCATATTTACTCTCTTCTGCCCGGACCTCCTCAAGTACCGGCCGACTATGGGGGGTACAAACATATTCGTCCAAGGCTTCAATCTTGATCTTCTGGTCACTCGTTTGGTCATCGTGTGGTACATATTTCTTGAGTCGTACCAATTCCTTTCCTTGTTCATCTTCTCCGACTGGcacaaggtgaagatgatgtgcCGCTACGTGCGGAAGGAGTCATGGCACAGGGCAATCGTGGAGATCCCGCTCAAGGTCATGTGCCATTTCAACATCACAAAGTACTGGAAGGGGAGCATCGGCCAGTACTTCATCCTTGACAACGCCCATCCTCACCCGGTCAAGTCCTTCCTATCATGGATATCGCTCCAGGCCCTGGACGCATCAATGATGACTAGCTCGATCAGATTATTACCAGAAGCAAGGCAAGCTGTCCTCCGCCAACTTAAGGCCACCGGCGGCACGATCACTGATGGAAGAATATGGTTGTATGATACGGGTGTCATTGACAAGGATCTCGATCAGACCTGCTTTCTCGGCCACACGTATGCCCGCTACATCATGACATGGCACGTAGCCACAAGCATCTGCAGCTACGGCCTGACTATGGAGGATACCAGCAGCCAAGAGCTGGTGAAGAACCATGCCATTGCCACTAAGCTATCCGGCTACTGTGCGTACCTGCTGGCCTTCAAACCGGACCTCGTTCCGGACATCACTTGCACGAGCTTGTCAATTGCCCGAGGCACACTGCAGAACGCCCGGGAGTACCTTGCCGAGTGCAAATCCAACAAGGAGATGTACGATAAACTGATCGAGTTAGGGAGGTCATATTCCAAAGTGTACGAGGTCCGCTTTCTGCATGAGGGCGCAATGGTTGCTGCGCACCTCATCGAAAATGACGTGACTGTGACCGACGAGGACCGATGGAGGGTGCTCTCCGTCTTCTGGGCGAACATGATGTTGTGGATCGCCTCATCGGACAGAGCAGTGGCACATGCCACCAGGATGGCAACGGGCGGGGAGTTCATAACACTCATATGGGCTCTGCTCACACATGCCCACATAGTAGACAAGCTTCAACCGCCCGGTGGTTCCCCAGGATTGCATATGCAGCTGCCTAGTGATGCTGGCAGTGACAACAGTTCCAGATCCATGTACACCACTGATGATGACATTGAATCACCGATTACTGGGGACAAGCTTCAACCGCATAGTGGTGCCCCTGAATTGCATATGGAGCATCCTAGTGATGCTGACAGTGATGACATGTACAATTCAACTGATGAATCCACATACAGCACTGATGATGACATTGAGATTGATCCACCGATTACAATGAGAG GACCTCGTATTAGGATGGCCTCATTTGATGAGTACTGCATCTTTGCAAACAATATGAAACTGACTAGGAAGCAAGTGGGGACTCTGGAAAATCTAGACCCTCCTGGAGAACATATGAAGTACTATGTCTACAAGATGAAAAGATCATCTCTTACTCCAAAAAAATGCAAAATG GAGTTTGGAGTTGAGTTCACAAATGCCTACCTAAAAAGGTACCTTCGACAACCTATTGAGGTACATGTTGAGTGCAATATCTGCACCGAAAAGGGTAAAATTAGGATGGAGATGGGACGTGGGAGTGAGATAAACAAGGCAACACTAACAAGTGGATGGGCAAAAGCTGTGAGGAGGTACTTGATAGAAGAGGAAGACATATACATCTTCATGTTCAGCCCAAATAGTGACGATGGGCTGCATCTTCTCATTATGCATCTTTGA